The proteins below come from a single Aegilops tauschii subsp. strangulata cultivar AL8/78 chromosome 6, Aet v6.0, whole genome shotgun sequence genomic window:
- the LOC120966559 gene encoding ATP synthase subunit 9, mitochondrial-like, translated as MEVQAQVLRIINKKSKKEQRRKNVTRKVFSRLEMLEGAKSIGVGAATIALAGATVGIGNVLSSLIHSVARNPSLAKQSFGYAILGFALTEAIALFAPMMAFLISFVFRSHKKS; from the coding sequence ATGGAGGTGCAGGCCCAAGTACTTCGAATCATCAACAAGAAATCCAAGAAAGAACAGCGAAGGAAAAACGTGACAAGAAAAGTGTTTTCTCGACTCGAGATGTTAGAAGGTGCTAAATCAATAGGTGTCGGAGCTGCTACAATTGCTTTAGCCGGAGCTACTGTCGGTATTGGAAATGTCCTCAGTTCTTTGATTCATTCCGTGGCGCGAAATCCATCATTGGCTAAACAATCATTTGGTTATGCCATTTTGGGCTTTGCTCTCACTGAAGCTATTGCATTGTTTGCCCCAATGATGGCCTTTCTGATCTCATTCGTTTTCCGATCGCATAAAAAGTCATGA